In Methylacidiphilum infernorum V4, a single window of DNA contains:
- a CDS encoding biotin--[acetyl-CoA-carboxylase] ligase: MNGPEIIFGELCCSPVEFQLLRFLLSRKEGKFSFRNLLSSLSLNEKEIWGALCALEEKGFIISYSPLMGFEVSPPLPDLIHPAEVELILEKLNCRIPWRVKIFQVIDSTSDEVLRRGRRGEKEGLVVIAERQLRGRGRQGRSWESSLALGLYMTLLLEPSFQPLLPQQFALMSSVAVVEALNNLGLENVGIKWPNDIVVDSRKLGGILIETDRGINSKRFIAIGIGINVNQAEIHFSGPLQNKATSIYMERGQPMRRVELMAEVLKRIDRNYGLSFFEIKEKWMKKMVNRDREVEFEEDGQRIKGIIRGIDEMGWLVVEKENGSIQKFFSLGC; encoded by the coding sequence ATGAATGGTCCTGAAATTATCTTTGGAGAGCTCTGTTGTAGTCCTGTAGAATTCCAGCTTCTAAGGTTCTTGCTCTCTAGGAAGGAGGGCAAGTTTTCTTTTCGCAATCTCTTGAGTTCTTTGAGCTTGAATGAAAAAGAAATTTGGGGCGCTCTTTGTGCGTTGGAAGAGAAAGGATTTATAATCAGCTATTCTCCTCTCATGGGTTTTGAAGTGAGCCCTCCTTTGCCCGATTTGATTCATCCCGCTGAAGTTGAGCTCATCCTTGAAAAATTGAACTGTCGCATCCCCTGGAGAGTGAAAATCTTTCAAGTTATCGATTCAACGAGTGATGAGGTTCTGCGAAGGGGCAGAAGGGGAGAGAAAGAAGGACTTGTCGTGATCGCAGAAAGGCAGTTGCGGGGAAGAGGAAGACAGGGAAGATCATGGGAATCTTCTTTAGCTCTTGGCCTTTACATGACCTTGCTTTTAGAGCCTTCCTTCCAGCCTCTCCTTCCTCAACAGTTTGCTCTGATGAGTTCTGTTGCCGTGGTGGAAGCTCTGAATAACCTGGGGTTAGAAAACGTAGGCATAAAATGGCCCAACGACATTGTTGTGGATTCAAGGAAGCTCGGAGGAATTCTCATTGAAACAGACCGGGGGATAAATTCTAAAAGGTTTATCGCCATAGGCATTGGCATCAACGTGAATCAGGCGGAAATCCATTTTTCAGGCCCATTGCAAAATAAGGCGACATCGATTTACATGGAAAGAGGCCAGCCCATGAGGAGGGTAGAGCTCATGGCGGAAGTTTTAAAAAGGATCGACCGCAATTATGGATTGTCTTTTTTTGAAATTAAAGAGAAATGGATGAAAAAGATGGTTAACCGGGACCGGGAAGTGGAATTTGAGGAGGATGGCCAGAGGATCAAGGGAATAATAAGGGGAATTGACGAAATGGGGTGGCTTGTTGTTGAAAAAGAAAATGGATCGATCCAGAAATTTTTTTCGTTGGGATGCTGA
- a CDS encoding MGDG synthase family glycosyltransferase, which yields MKRILILTAGFGEGHNTAARNIQEAIEHLESDEALVDRIDLFDSCYGKFSDLLRQGYLTAINRVPLIWRGIYSIFDRTTFIEDVLVAFAKMKQALDWLLRETQPDVVISTYPFYNFLIEEIFKEGKEKNFVQVTVITDSITVNSFWYRSWSDYYVVPNADTASILKSVGIDECRILEFGFPVQLEFLERAKQGVELDAIQRPKILYIINSGRKKAAKIIDELIQRKHWKATIVVGKDEKLFYNISDHVKGFEERIEVLGWTDKIPELLLNHHVVISKAGGATVQEAIAACCPMIIPQVVPGQEEGNYELLRRYGVACFAEKPSDIGSALEYLFENEGEKWKQLKNNLKKISKPDSSIRIARFVLEQSLLETTPSRIFPSFANKLTELNFSLVKSTSSQPLLCDFHIHSTYSDGRLTISEIVDFYGQRGFDCICLTDHLVDRKRLIGKFCELTGLVLTPTKVAEYFETIEKEKKRAWKKYGMILFCGIEFNKDGYSPKTSAHLLGIDLKNPIDPCLSLKEIIAEIHKQKALAVASHPHVFQSVWGPNTLFLWENQQEYIPLLDAWEVANRNDLFSPVGLKKLPFIANSDFHKPKHIYSWKTILYCGKDPEEIKECIRSNRNVAITLYRDHKFGVILQKNIAELEIA from the coding sequence ATGAAGCGCATACTTATTCTTACCGCCGGTTTTGGCGAAGGCCATAATACGGCGGCCCGCAATATCCAGGAAGCCATCGAGCACCTCGAGTCTGATGAAGCCCTTGTTGATCGTATCGATCTGTTTGATTCTTGTTATGGAAAATTCAGCGATCTGTTGCGTCAAGGGTATCTGACCGCCATAAATCGGGTTCCGTTAATTTGGAGGGGCATCTATTCTATTTTCGATCGAACGACTTTTATTGAAGATGTCCTTGTTGCTTTTGCCAAGATGAAGCAAGCTCTCGATTGGCTGTTAAGGGAAACCCAGCCCGACGTGGTGATCTCTACCTATCCTTTTTATAATTTTTTGATCGAAGAAATATTTAAAGAGGGGAAGGAAAAAAATTTTGTTCAAGTTACAGTCATTACTGATTCGATCACCGTAAACTCCTTTTGGTATAGAAGCTGGAGCGATTACTATGTTGTCCCCAATGCGGATACGGCCTCCATTTTGAAATCGGTGGGTATTGATGAATGCCGGATCCTGGAATTTGGTTTTCCTGTTCAGCTCGAATTTCTGGAGAGGGCAAAACAGGGAGTCGAGCTGGATGCAATACAGCGGCCAAAAATTTTGTATATCATCAATTCAGGGAGAAAAAAGGCAGCTAAGATCATTGACGAGCTCATCCAAAGGAAACATTGGAAGGCGACGATCGTGGTGGGTAAAGATGAAAAGCTTTTCTATAATATATCCGATCACGTCAAGGGTTTTGAAGAACGCATCGAGGTTTTGGGATGGACAGACAAGATTCCTGAACTGTTGCTCAACCATCATGTCGTTATAAGCAAAGCGGGAGGAGCTACTGTACAAGAGGCAATTGCGGCATGTTGCCCCATGATTATTCCCCAAGTTGTTCCCGGACAAGAAGAGGGTAATTATGAACTTTTGCGCAGATATGGAGTGGCCTGTTTTGCCGAGAAACCTTCGGATATCGGATCAGCCCTTGAATATCTTTTCGAAAACGAGGGGGAAAAGTGGAAACAGTTAAAAAATAACCTCAAAAAAATCAGCAAACCGGATAGCTCGATCAGAATCGCTCGTTTTGTCTTGGAACAGTCGCTTTTAGAGACTACCCCTTCGAGAATCTTTCCTTCTTTTGCAAATAAGCTGACCGAGCTGAATTTTTCCCTGGTAAAATCCACCTCCTCTCAACCCCTGCTGTGTGATTTTCATATCCATTCGACCTATTCTGATGGGAGGCTAACCATTAGTGAAATTGTCGATTTTTATGGACAACGGGGATTTGATTGCATCTGCCTGACAGATCATCTCGTGGATAGGAAAAGGCTGATCGGCAAATTTTGCGAGCTTACCGGGCTTGTCCTTACGCCGACCAAAGTGGCTGAATATTTTGAAACCATCGAAAAGGAAAAGAAAAGGGCATGGAAAAAATACGGGATGATTCTTTTTTGTGGAATAGAGTTTAACAAGGATGGGTATAGTCCTAAAACATCAGCCCATCTTTTGGGTATTGATTTGAAGAACCCGATAGATCCCTGTTTATCGTTAAAAGAGATCATAGCTGAAATCCATAAACAAAAGGCTTTGGCTGTCGCTTCTCACCCTCATGTTTTTCAGAGTGTTTGGGGACCCAACACGCTTTTTCTATGGGAAAACCAGCAAGAATATATTCCGCTTCTCGACGCTTGGGAGGTAGCCAATCGAAACGATCTTTTTTCTCCCGTAGGGCTTAAAAAACTGCCTTTTATCGCCAACAGCGATTTTCATAAGCCCAAGCATATCTATTCTTGGAAAACGATATTGTATTGCGGCAAGGACCCCGAAGAGATCAAAGAATGTATCCGTTCCAATAGAAACGTGGCTATTACCCTTTACCGAGATCACAAGTTTGGTGTGATCCTCCAAAAGAACATAGCTGAGCTGGAAATAGCCTGA
- a CDS encoding enoyl-ACP reductase FabI, with amino-acid sequence MTTDKPLLGKNALVFGVANKWSIAWAIAKAWHKAGAHLVIGYQGERLKKSVEELLAELPGEDTPLAFPCDVTDEEQVSQFFSKTKAHFPKIHVLLHSIAFAPKEALEKNFYETSRQDFLRTFETSVYSLIALAREAKALFSEGGSILTLSYYGSEKVISNYKIMGPAKAALESTVRYLAYELGKDGIRVNALSPGPINTLAARGISGFTKFLKECASKSPLGRNTETTDVASAALFLATDESRAITGQTLYIDCGYSIMGF; translated from the coding sequence ATGACCACCGATAAGCCTTTGTTAGGAAAGAATGCCCTCGTCTTTGGCGTCGCCAACAAGTGGAGCATTGCTTGGGCTATCGCCAAAGCTTGGCATAAAGCAGGAGCTCATTTAGTCATCGGATACCAAGGAGAAAGGCTCAAAAAATCAGTTGAGGAGCTCCTTGCTGAGCTTCCCGGGGAAGATACTCCGCTTGCTTTTCCCTGTGACGTCACCGACGAAGAGCAGGTTAGCCAATTCTTTTCAAAAACTAAAGCCCACTTTCCCAAAATCCATGTTTTACTCCATTCCATCGCCTTTGCTCCCAAAGAAGCCCTAGAAAAAAATTTTTACGAAACCTCGCGGCAAGATTTTTTAAGAACTTTCGAAACCAGTGTTTATTCTCTTATAGCCCTTGCCAGGGAAGCCAAGGCCTTGTTCTCAGAGGGAGGGAGTATTCTAACCTTGAGCTATTACGGTTCTGAAAAAGTCATCTCCAACTACAAGATCATGGGACCGGCAAAAGCTGCCCTCGAATCCACCGTAAGATACCTAGCCTATGAACTGGGAAAGGATGGGATACGGGTAAACGCCCTCAGCCCAGGCCCCATCAATACCCTTGCAGCCCGGGGAATAAGTGGTTTTACAAAATTTCTAAAAGAATGCGCCTCGAAATCCCCCCTGGGCAGAAATACGGAGACGACGGACGTAGCTTCAGCCGCATTATTTCTTGCCACCGATGAATCAAGAGCCATTACGGGACAAACCCTCTACATCGATTGCGGTTATTCCATAATGGGCTTCTAA
- a CDS encoding HAD family hydrolase produces the protein MKKTKYIFLWDIDGTLIQSGGAGVKAIFRTIKELYKLELTPEEIDYRGRTDLMIAKQILSRCAVPFTSKNLSLYSNYYFRVLREEMLQSPNGNLCPGILDIVKTLDQIPTVKMGLLTGNFKKAAQIKLSHFGLWTYFSFGIFGDLHESRDYLAQTASELVKGMMGPVIEPKNIWVIGDTPHDVLCAKSAGFSSVAVSTGGFSQEQLGKVYPDHLFPSFSRPSDFFSLFPFIDLPDKSR, from the coding sequence ATGAAGAAAACAAAATACATATTTTTGTGGGATATCGATGGAACGCTCATACAGTCTGGAGGAGCAGGAGTCAAAGCCATTTTCCGCACCATAAAAGAGCTCTACAAGTTGGAATTAACTCCTGAAGAAATAGACTATAGGGGGAGAACAGATCTTATGATCGCCAAGCAAATCTTAAGTCGATGCGCCGTCCCTTTTACCTCGAAGAATCTTTCCCTCTATAGCAACTATTACTTTAGAGTTCTTCGAGAAGAAATGCTCCAAAGTCCCAATGGAAATCTGTGTCCTGGAATCCTGGATATTGTAAAAACATTGGATCAAATCCCTACAGTAAAGATGGGGCTTTTGACGGGAAATTTCAAAAAAGCTGCCCAGATCAAGCTTTCCCATTTCGGGCTGTGGACCTATTTTTCATTTGGCATTTTTGGGGATCTCCATGAATCCAGGGATTATCTTGCCCAGACAGCCTCGGAACTGGTTAAAGGAATGATGGGACCTGTAATCGAACCGAAAAATATCTGGGTAATAGGAGACACTCCCCATGATGTTCTCTGTGCTAAATCCGCCGGTTTTTCTTCGGTTGCCGTCTCCACGGGGGGATTTAGCCAAGAGCAACTAGGGAAAGTCTATCCCGATCATCTTTTTCCAAGCTTTTCTAGACCCTCCGATTTCTTTTCCCTTTTCCCTTTTATCGACCTTCCCGATAAAAGCAGATGA
- a CDS encoding dihydrolipoyl dehydrogenase family protein — MKEPYELAILGAGSAGFAAASVASKAAIRVALIDEAEKLGGLCILKGCMPSKTFIESSNRFWEIQQAKNYGLNVENLSADMLRIQKRKRTLVEEFAQGREEEMLSLPIDFIRGRASFISPHELVIKQKGGKERLISSKTFIIATGSVIDPLPIPGLAQTGFLTSDSALELERLPGSLTILGGGAVGCEFAQFFSRLGCKTTIIQRSPRLVKSFDPEVSECLREAFLSEGIGVFSDTQIEAVTKENGYKKVSFLYKGKKTEVFSEEILYALGRKPNVEKLGLEKIGIDIQVQPLSLNDKMQTAIPHIFVAGDASGNYGIVHIAREEGEIAAKNALEILAGKPPSNVVCRRLTMEVVFTDPQVAMVGLWPSNRKALCAKYFFKDHGKAIIEGKEKGFVKICADPSSAEILFGTIIGPHASELIHQLSTCIYYRGTVEDLLKMPFYHPTLSEILSYPAEEIFSRLKEKKEKTHPATTR; from the coding sequence ATGAAAGAGCCTTACGAGCTAGCGATCCTTGGTGCGGGATCGGCAGGCTTTGCTGCAGCCTCGGTAGCTTCAAAAGCGGCAATACGCGTCGCCCTGATCGACGAAGCTGAAAAATTAGGGGGACTTTGTATTCTCAAAGGATGCATGCCTTCAAAAACTTTTATCGAATCGAGTAACCGTTTCTGGGAAATCCAGCAGGCCAAAAACTATGGACTAAACGTAGAAAACCTTTCTGCGGACATGCTTCGCATACAAAAGAGGAAAAGGACACTGGTAGAGGAATTTGCCCAAGGCAGGGAAGAAGAAATGCTTTCTCTGCCGATCGATTTCATCCGCGGGCGGGCTTCCTTTATCAGTCCTCATGAGCTGGTCATAAAGCAAAAAGGGGGTAAAGAACGGCTCATTTCTTCAAAAACTTTTATCATAGCTACCGGATCTGTGATCGATCCTTTGCCCATTCCAGGCTTAGCCCAAACGGGATTCTTGACCAGCGACTCGGCATTGGAGCTTGAACGGCTTCCTGGAAGCCTGACTATTTTAGGAGGGGGAGCTGTGGGTTGTGAATTTGCCCAGTTTTTTTCCAGGCTCGGCTGCAAAACGACGATCATTCAACGAAGTCCCAGGCTCGTCAAGTCATTCGATCCTGAAGTTTCCGAATGTCTCAGGGAGGCTTTTCTATCTGAAGGCATCGGTGTTTTCAGCGATACTCAAATCGAAGCGGTAACAAAAGAAAACGGCTATAAAAAAGTTTCTTTTCTTTACAAGGGAAAAAAAACGGAGGTCTTTTCTGAAGAAATATTGTATGCCCTGGGAAGAAAACCCAACGTCGAAAAGCTTGGATTAGAAAAAATCGGAATCGATATCCAGGTTCAACCCCTATCTCTCAATGACAAAATGCAAACGGCCATTCCCCACATTTTTGTAGCGGGAGATGCCTCCGGAAATTACGGTATAGTCCATATCGCAAGGGAAGAGGGAGAAATTGCGGCGAAAAACGCCCTTGAAATCCTTGCCGGCAAACCCCCATCCAACGTGGTATGCAGGCGTTTAACCATGGAGGTAGTTTTTACGGATCCCCAAGTCGCCATGGTCGGCTTATGGCCTTCAAACAGAAAAGCGCTTTGCGCAAAGTATTTTTTCAAAGATCACGGCAAAGCGATCATCGAAGGTAAAGAAAAAGGCTTTGTTAAAATTTGTGCCGATCCCTCTTCGGCAGAAATTCTTTTTGGAACGATCATCGGCCCCCATGCTTCAGAGTTGATTCATCAACTTTCCACCTGCATATATTATAGGGGCACTGTTGAAGACCTATTAAAAATGCCTTTTTATCATCCTACCCTTTCTGAAATCCTAAGCTATCCGGCCGAAGAAATTTTCTCCCGGCTTAAGGAAAAAAAAGAAAAAACTCATCCAGCCACCACCCGATGA
- the cysS gene encoding cysteine--tRNA ligase: protein MVKFSFALPPFQLFNTLSRRVEPINPINPPQVTIYACGPTVYNLAHIGNFRTFLCVDLLRRALELFGYKVVHAMNYTDVDDKTIAASRAAGVALSAYTQRYIDEFEKDMRSLHMLKPHFQPRATEHIEKMIEFIRQLLEKDHAYIGVDGSVYFRINSFPEYGKLSHLEKDKLKLGTQVFSDEYVKENYGDFALWKARKTEDGEIGWISPWEIGRPGWHIECSTMSMCYLGEEIDIHCGGVDLIFPHHENEIAQSESVTGKNFVRHWFHVSHVLVEGEKMSKSLGNIYTLRDIINKGFSPRVLRYHLLTSSHYRQTLNFTWQGMESSREALKRIDQWLSRLQNIPPSQFQQQEGPEQQLFVRRFIEALADDLNITEAVGHLFEWIRLTNRLMDKGEALPQIDKAWQLVDAVLGVGELNVQVPPEIQSLLAIRAEARKHKDWQKSDNIRQKLQEMGWIVQDTPEGQKVWKE from the coding sequence ATGGTGAAATTCTCATTTGCCCTTCCTCCATTCCAGCTTTTTAATACCCTTTCTCGCCGAGTCGAGCCGATCAATCCCATCAACCCCCCGCAGGTTACGATCTATGCCTGTGGGCCGACGGTTTATAACCTTGCCCACATCGGTAATTTCAGAACCTTTCTCTGCGTGGACCTCTTGCGGAGAGCTCTTGAGCTTTTTGGTTACAAGGTCGTTCATGCGATGAACTATACCGATGTTGACGATAAGACCATTGCCGCTTCCCGAGCAGCGGGAGTGGCTTTAAGCGCCTACACCCAGCGCTATATCGATGAGTTTGAAAAGGATATGCGCTCTCTGCACATGCTTAAACCCCACTTCCAACCCCGGGCAACCGAACATATAGAAAAAATGATCGAATTTATCCGCCAGCTCTTGGAAAAAGATCATGCCTACATCGGCGTCGATGGGTCAGTCTATTTCAGGATCAACTCTTTTCCCGAATACGGGAAGCTTTCCCACCTGGAAAAGGATAAATTAAAGCTGGGAACACAGGTATTCTCCGATGAATATGTCAAGGAAAATTACGGCGATTTTGCTCTCTGGAAAGCGAGAAAGACAGAAGATGGGGAAATCGGTTGGATTTCCCCGTGGGAAATAGGCAGGCCGGGATGGCACATTGAATGTTCAACCATGAGCATGTGTTACTTAGGAGAAGAGATCGACATTCATTGTGGAGGAGTAGATCTGATTTTTCCCCATCACGAAAACGAAATAGCCCAGAGCGAATCCGTGACAGGGAAGAACTTTGTCCGTCACTGGTTCCACGTCTCTCACGTTCTTGTGGAAGGAGAAAAGATGTCCAAGTCCCTGGGAAATATTTATACTTTGCGGGACATCATAAATAAGGGGTTTAGTCCAAGAGTTCTGCGCTACCATCTTTTGACTTCTTCCCACTACCGGCAGACCCTTAATTTTACATGGCAGGGCATGGAGTCGTCACGGGAAGCCCTCAAAAGGATAGACCAGTGGTTAAGCAGGCTGCAAAACATTCCCCCTTCTCAGTTTCAACAGCAGGAAGGGCCTGAACAGCAGTTGTTTGTCCGCCGCTTCATCGAAGCTCTCGCCGATGACTTGAACATAACTGAAGCTGTTGGTCATCTCTTTGAATGGATTAGGCTAACCAATCGGCTGATGGATAAAGGAGAAGCTCTTCCCCAAATCGATAAAGCCTGGCAACTGGTCGATGCCGTTTTAGGTGTAGGAGAATTAAATGTTCAAGTCCCACCTGAAATCCAATCTCTGCTGGCGATCAGGGCTGAAGCCCGGAAACACAAGGATTGGCAGAAAAGCGATAACATCAGGCAAAAGCTCCAGGAAATGGGATGGATAGTTCAAGACACCCCCGAAGGACAGAAAGTATGGAAGGAATAA
- the tmk gene encoding dTMP kinase — translation MEGIKARFISFEGSEGCGKTTQIRLLKKRLEDHGQKVVIVREPGTTKLGEKLRRILKHSSLSLYPLTELFLFEASRVELTKRVIEPEMAKNSWILADRFVDSTLVYQGIIRGIPLKTIEELNELASSGIKPTLTILLDIPHQCSRSRIKKRDHKKTITDRLQDEFEKSLEQIRQAYLELAQREPHRFYIVKGTDSPQFISALIWEKVENVFKL, via the coding sequence ATGGAAGGAATAAAAGCCCGTTTCATAAGCTTCGAAGGCAGCGAAGGATGTGGGAAAACTACCCAGATTCGCCTACTCAAAAAAAGGTTGGAAGATCATGGCCAGAAGGTTGTTATCGTGAGGGAGCCCGGGACGACAAAGCTTGGAGAAAAGCTTCGCCGGATCCTTAAGCATTCTTCCTTAAGCCTCTATCCTCTAACCGAACTCTTTTTGTTTGAAGCGAGCCGAGTAGAGCTAACCAAGAGAGTCATCGAGCCCGAAATGGCTAAAAATTCCTGGATTCTGGCCGACCGTTTCGTCGATTCCACCCTCGTCTACCAGGGCATAATCCGAGGTATCCCCTTAAAAACGATCGAAGAATTAAACGAGCTGGCTTCATCGGGCATAAAACCCACGCTGACCATTCTCTTGGACATTCCGCATCAGTGCTCACGGTCTAGGATCAAAAAAAGAGACCATAAAAAGACGATAACCGACAGGCTGCAGGATGAATTTGAAAAATCCCTTGAACAAATAAGGCAGGCCTATCTTGAGCTGGCTCAAAGGGAGCCTCACCGCTTTTATATTGTCAAAGGGACGGATAGCCCTCAATTTATTTCAGCTCTTATATGGGAGAAAGTGGAAAATGTCTTTAAGTTATGA
- a CDS encoding DNA replication protein, whose amino-acid sequence MSLSYETCLRLFKKAILNRRLPSAILLSSSSSSLLVNLGRELSRELLGTDPTKHPDFYVVKPQSKLKRISVQQVKDVCRDLYLRPYRESRKVCLLLEAESMCLGGGEAANAFLKTLEEPPLNTTIILTSTRPMALFPTLLSRCLRVSVRNRPFEISPEERELWPEVQKWLEPDSDPEREKLKKIALLHDFLLRAKTPLEPGKEEKGPGEKESQEALSAETHEKREKFLRLVELAYWHKIQEELEKGSPPKSCLSFIDEIRTIERLNQDLSYGMDENLAIEAAFLCPQRIKSNNS is encoded by the coding sequence ATGTCTTTAAGTTATGAAACTTGTCTGCGTCTTTTCAAAAAAGCCATTTTAAACCGAAGGTTGCCATCGGCTATCCTGTTGAGCAGTTCCAGTTCTTCCCTATTGGTGAACCTAGGAAGGGAACTTTCCAGAGAGCTACTTGGAACAGATCCCACAAAGCATCCCGATTTCTATGTCGTTAAGCCCCAATCAAAATTAAAACGGATCAGCGTTCAGCAAGTCAAGGATGTTTGCAGGGATCTTTATTTAAGACCCTATAGAGAGTCAAGAAAGGTATGTCTCTTATTGGAAGCCGAGAGCATGTGCTTGGGAGGAGGCGAAGCGGCGAACGCTTTTTTAAAAACTCTCGAAGAACCTCCTTTAAATACGACAATTATTTTGACTTCAACCCGGCCCATGGCCCTTTTCCCTACCCTCTTATCCCGATGCTTACGCGTTTCTGTAAGGAATCGACCTTTTGAAATTTCTCCCGAAGAGCGGGAGCTTTGGCCCGAGGTTCAAAAATGGCTTGAACCCGACAGCGATCCAGAAAGGGAGAAGCTCAAAAAAATCGCCCTTCTCCATGATTTTCTTTTAAGAGCAAAAACGCCTCTTGAACCTGGAAAAGAAGAAAAGGGCCCGGGAGAAAAAGAAAGCCAGGAAGCCCTATCGGCAGAAACACATGAAAAAAGAGAAAAGTTTTTGCGGCTTGTCGAATTGGCTTATTGGCATAAAATCCAGGAAGAATTGGAAAAAGGTTCCCCGCCAAAAAGTTGCTTAAGCTTTATAGATGAAATTCGGACTATCGAAAGACTAAACCAGGATCTCAGCTATGGAATGGATGAAAACCTGGCCATAGAGGCCGCCTTTCTCTGCCCACAAAGGATAAAAAGCAATAACTCTTAA
- the accB gene encoding acetyl-CoA carboxylase biotin carboxyl carrier protein — MDIAKIAELIELMIKNNLNEIEIEEENSKIKLRKDFPPQPPPIPTPPHFFGSSQHVVEIKDKEPSLLTPSRTAEIRSPMVGIFYRAPSPNAQPYVEVGQEVYEDTVVCIIEAMKVMNEIKAEVHGIITEVLAENGKPVDFNKPLFRVKLL; from the coding sequence ATGGACATAGCTAAAATTGCAGAACTTATCGAGCTGATGATCAAAAACAATCTTAATGAAATTGAGATTGAAGAAGAAAATTCCAAGATCAAGCTTAGGAAGGATTTTCCTCCTCAACCCCCCCCTATCCCTACTCCTCCTCATTTTTTCGGAAGTAGCCAGCATGTCGTAGAAATCAAAGATAAAGAACCGTCTCTTTTAACCCCTTCCCGGACGGCCGAGATTCGATCCCCCATGGTAGGCATATTTTATAGGGCTCCTTCTCCTAACGCTCAACCCTATGTCGAGGTGGGCCAGGAAGTCTACGAAGATACGGTCGTATGCATTATCGAAGCCATGAAGGTGATGAACGAAATCAAGGCAGAAGTCCACGGGATTATTACCGAGGTGTTGGCCGAAAACGGCAAGCCGGTAGATTTTAACAAGCCCTTGTTTAGAGTTAAACTGCTTTGA
- a CDS encoding D-sedoheptulose-7-phosphate isomerase, protein MNMDNTLVRSNQIIETELRELRDLAAKVEKTTSILSKAANRLLYCFEQNKKVLCAGNGGSAAQAMHFVEELLGKFKEKRRPLGALSLVSDSTTLSCIANDFGFEEVFSRQIEAMGKAGDLLILFSTSGNSRNLLRAAQAAKSLKIFSIAFLGKGGGKLADLVDLAWIVPSDNTSRIQEMHCWAAHVLLEIVEEWESSRKEIKAV, encoded by the coding sequence ATGAATATGGATAACACACTGGTAAGATCAAATCAAATCATTGAAACGGAATTGAGAGAGCTTCGTGATTTAGCCGCAAAAGTGGAAAAAACAACAAGCATCCTTTCCAAAGCGGCAAACCGGCTGCTCTACTGTTTTGAGCAAAACAAAAAGGTTCTTTGTGCTGGAAACGGAGGAAGCGCAGCTCAAGCCATGCACTTTGTCGAAGAGTTGCTCGGAAAATTTAAAGAAAAAAGAAGGCCTCTTGGTGCCCTATCGCTTGTTTCGGATAGCACGACTCTGAGCTGCATTGCCAACGATTTTGGCTTTGAAGAGGTTTTTTCAAGGCAAATAGAAGCCATGGGAAAGGCTGGAGATCTTTTAATTTTGTTTTCCACAAGTGGGAATTCCCGCAATCTTCTTCGGGCGGCCCAAGCAGCCAAGAGTCTGAAAATATTCTCCATCGCTTTTCTGGGCAAAGGAGGAGGGAAGCTGGCGGATCTGGTCGATTTGGCTTGGATTGTTCCCAGCGATAATACCTCGAGAATCCAGGAGATGCATTGCTGGGCTGCACACGTTTTGCTTGAGATCGTTGAAGAATGGGAATCTTCCAGGAAAGAGATCAAAGCAGTTTAA